A single region of the Pristis pectinata isolate sPriPec2 chromosome 23, sPriPec2.1.pri, whole genome shotgun sequence genome encodes:
- the mrpl41 gene encoding 39S ribosomal protein L41, mitochondrial, whose protein sequence is MGLLSNLARGLVRGADRTAELTSKRGPRSFYRSRGAKPTGFITSSGKFVKIRKMVPELVVPNLEGFHLKPYVSYKAPRGTEQPLTAKKLFMETAAVQIEKDFQEGTFDMNSLEKYGFEPSQEGKLFQLFPKNYVK, encoded by the coding sequence ATGGGATTACTATCAAATCTGGCTCGAGGTTTGGTGCGAGGAGCTGATCGGACTGCAGAACTCACAAGCAAACGTGGACCCCGGAGTTTCTACAGGTCCCGGGGAGCCAAGCCAACAGGGTTTATAACTTCCAGTGGCAAGTTTGTAAAGATCCGAAAAATGGTACCTGAGCTGGTGGTTCCCAATTTAGAAGGTTTTCATCTGAAACCATACGTGTCCTACAAAGCACCAAGGGGAACAGAGCAGCCCTTGACAGCCAAGAAACTCTTCATGGAAACTGCTGCTGTGCAAATAGAGAAAGATTTTCAGGAAGGTACCTTTGACATGAACAGCCTAGAAAAGTATGGCTTTGAACCATCACAAGAGGGGAAGCTTTTCCAGCTATTTCCAAAAAATTATGTGAAGTAA